The nucleotide window TCCCCATGCCACGACAAAAGTCATAGGTAAGTACTTTGAAAATAGGTTTCCCAATGGTAAAGGCTCATCCACAAGAGACATGTCAAATCAACTACGCACAGAATTGGGTTGTAAGATAAGCTATTGGAAGATTTATAAGGACATGGAGCATGATAAGTCTAATGTTAGGGGAACACATGAGCACGGATATACAGTGCTTAATGCGTACTGTTATATGTTTGAAGTTGCAAATCCAGGAAGCAAGACGGGATTGTCGCACGATGAAAATGGGAGGTTCAAGTACTTTTTTGTATCATATGTCGCTTGGATAACTGGTTTTCAAGAAATGAGAAAAGTAATAGCCGTTGATGGGACATTCCTGAGGAGCAAGTATGAAGGAGTTTTGCTATCAGCGGTGGCACAAGATGCTGAGAATCATATATTTCTAGTGGCTTTCTATGTTGTGGACAAGGAATGTGATGCctcatatgaatatttttttcaaaatatgagaaGCCTTGTAGATGATACTGATGAGTTGTGCATTATTTCTTATAGGCATCCAAGTATTCGAAAGATGATTTCGATTATCTACCATGCATCTCATTATGGTTGTTGCATGAGACACCTTGGGGAAAATATTCGAAATAACTTTCACAATTCAAAGGTAGAGACCCATTTTTATAAAGCAGCAAAGGCGTACGATAGATGTGAGTTCAATGaacatttcaatcaaataagaGATCTAGTACCAAAAGCGGCTAAAACTCTTGAACGTATTGGATTTCACATATGGAGCAGGGCATTTTGCTCGGGAAATAGGTACATCATTGTCTATGCCATCTCGTTTAagtttattgtaattttatgtgttttgattgatttttatttttcgttATGTAGATATAACATTATGACGTCAAACATCGCGGAGTCAGTGAATTCTATGTTTGATGTTGAAATAGAATTTCCCATTGTCGCtctatttgatgaaataaacagGAGATTTGCACTTTTATTTCACCAGAGGCATATGGAGCTAGTGAACTCTGCAAATAGATTTGTTCCTTCAATTGAAAAAGACATATCAAAGTATGTCAATGCGGGCAATAAGTTGTTGTCTCATCAAATCGCTAACTACAAGTTCAGTGTCACTGGTCATGGTGATGTTGCTGCGGTGGATCTACAAAGAAGAACTTGtacttgtagaatttttgacTTGGACAAAATACCTTGTCCACATGCCATGGCAGCGCTTCGAGCCCAATATGGTGTCGATTTTGGAAATCAGATTTATGAGTACTCCTCTCCATATTATTCAGTGGAAAAATACATAATGACATATTGTGAGGAAATTCACCCGGTGTCACCTGAAGATTCTTGAATTATCCCTTTGGATGTCATAGAGAGAAAAATACCTTCTCCATATGTTGATCCAAGCAAACCTGGAAGAAGGAGATATAAGAGACAGCGTGGAGTTGGTGAATCATttccaacaagaaaaaaataagtgttCCATATGTAGGGACTTTAGCCACAAAAGAACTACATGCCCAAATCGAAATGCTCCATAAGTGTTGTTGAATTTTAAtgaatgttcttttttatttgaggaTGATGTTCCCTATCTTCTTATCTTAATTTGAATCAActtatgttatgttatttatataagatgtgtgatttatttaattatgtgttGCTACTTACAACAGAATATTGcatatgttccaacatatgtcaattatgtgttaGATTTTACAACAGAATATTGcatatgttccaacatatgtcaattatgtgttacATGTACTACAGAATAACCCATTTGTTccaacatatattaattatgtattaGATCTTACAATATAATATTGCATATGCTCcaacatatgtcaattatgtgttacAAGTACCACAGAAAACACATCTGTTCCAAcatatttctaataaataattacgTGTAAGGTGTGtgaaccatcaatcaataattacTATCATTGGAAcaactttcaagaaaaaaattcattacaGCTCTTccgattttaccctttttttcaaaaaaaataagcaCTTTCATTTGAAACGTCAAAAGTTATGTCTCTTCTCTTCTGTTCGTCTtcaaaagttgcaacttttcacaCATTTCATTTTCCTGGCATTATATAAGAACACAACAATAGAAGGTCCTTTCATTTAATTTCCTCCAAGATGGGaaggaagaataagaaatcttcaaaaatgaCTATGAGTAAAAAAAACTACATTGAATCCCTTCCGAGGAAACTACTAATTGATatcgttgaaaggattgcttccTACTCCCTCAAAGATTTAATGAGGGTTAAATTAAGGTATGTATGTATTAAACAATTCTCGCTCTTTAGTTTGATTTCCTAAccattttatttgatttctcaGTTCCANNNNNNNNNNNNNNNNNNNNNNNNNNNNNNNNNNNNNNNNNNNNNNNNNNNNNNNNNNNNNNNNNNNNNNNNNNNNNNNNNNNNNNNNNNNNNNNNNNNNNNNNNNNNNNNNNNNNNNNNNNNNNNNNNNNNNNNNNNNNNNNNNNNNNNNNNNNNNNNNNNNNNNNNNNNNNNNNNNNNNNNNNNNNNNNNNNNNNNNNNNNNNNNNNNNNNNNNNNNNNNNNNNNNNNNNNNNNNNNNNNNNNNNNNNNNNNNNNNNNNNNNNNNNNNNNNNNNNNNNNNNNNNNNNNNNNNNNNNNNNNNNNNNNNNNNNNNNNNNNNNNNNNNNNNNNNNNNNNNNNNNNNNNNNNNNNNNNNNNNNNNNNNNNNNNNNNNNNNNNNNNNNNNNNNNNNNNNNNNNNNNNNNNNNNNNNNNNNNNNNNNNNNNNNNNNNNNNNNNN belongs to Solanum stenotomum isolate F172 chromosome 1, ASM1918654v1, whole genome shotgun sequence and includes:
- the LOC125855479 gene encoding uncharacterized protein LOC125855479 translates to MLNDEFDDVDMNNHDAEIGKDDVPDFESHNPHTPIVGSNIPCSSQSSRVNNVRDDETNFYKGMTFKNKEELANSLKIACLKKDFRLKKVINSRNVFSFKCSYPECNWWLRAVKFTSSDRFPNGKGSSTRDMSNQLRTELGCKISYWKIYKDMEHDKSNVRGTHEHGYTVLNAYCYMFEVANPGSKTGLSHDENGRFKYFFVSYVAWITGFQEMRKVIAVDGTFLRSKYEGVLLSAVAQDAENHIFLVAFYVVDKECDASYEYFFQNMRSLVDDTDELCIISYRHPSIRKMISIIYHASHYGCCMRHLGENIRNNFHNSKVETHFYKAAKAYDRCEFNEHFNQIRDLVPKAAKTLERIGFHIWSRAFCSGNRYNIMTSNIAESVNSMFDVEIEFPIVALFDEINRRFALLFHQRHMELVNSANRFVPSIEKDISKYVNAGNKLLSHQIANYKFSVTGHGDVAAVDLQRRTCTCRIFDLDKIPCPHAMAALRAQYGVDFGNQIYEYSSPYYSVEKYIMTYCEEIHPVSPEDS